A section of the Phaseolus vulgaris cultivar G19833 chromosome 8, P. vulgaris v2.0, whole genome shotgun sequence genome encodes:
- the LOC137826563 gene encoding nudix hydrolase 18, mitochondrial-like encodes MVSLVSQDNNLVALVSRTGRELQRYRKGRRQVVGCIPYRYKIVDQTSLEGPEDLEVLVITSQKGKGMLFPKGGWELDESKKEAALRETIEEAGVRGTVEGKLGKWSFKSKTHDTFYEGYMFPLLVQEQLEFWPEQNFRQRIWMSVSDAREVCQHWWMKEALERLVNRLMARKLGPLRQIVGSIHCIGDANSDL; translated from the exons ATGGTGTCTTTGGTTTCCCAAGACAACAACCTTGTTGCATTGGTTTCTCGTACAGGCAGAGAGTTACAACGCTACAGAAAAGGTCGTCGCCAAGTCGTGGG ATGCATACCCTACAGATATAAAATCGTTGATCAAACTTCGTTGGAGGGACCAGAAGATTTAGAAGTTCTGGTTATCACTTCTCAGAAAGGCAAAGGGATGCTATTTCCTAAG GGAGGTTGGGAATTGGACGAATCCAAAAAGGAGGCAGCTTTGAGAGAAACCATAGAGGAAGCAGGGGTTCGAGGCACTGTTGAG GGGAAATTGGGTAAGTGGAGTTTCAAGAGCAAGACTCATGATACATTTTACGAGGGCTACATGTTCCCTCTACTTGTCCAAGAGCAATTGGAGTTCTGGCCAGAACAGAATTTTCGTCAAAGAATATGG ATGAGCGTTTCTGATGCAAGGGAAGTTTGTCAACACTGGTGGATGAAAGAAGCTCTAGAGAGACTAGTAAACCGTCTCATGGCTCGGAAACTTGGTCCTCTCAGACAAATAGTAGGTTCTATACACTGCATAGGAGATGCCAATTCTGACTTGTAA
- the LOC137826408 gene encoding plasmodesmata-located protein 7-like codes for MHIRAISIQSHIRVNLRQHLRKMKMTKRGISRRLITVGVFFCMTLLFPEFSESSSSSAVLYSGCTQQRYTPNSPYQMNLDSLFSSLVNSATFSSYNNFTIVGSTQQDAVSGLYQCRGDLAMPDCAACVARAVTRAGDICRGTCGGSVQLDGCFVKYDNETFLGAQDKTVVLKKCGPSVGYNPDAMGSRDALLAGLTAAGGNFRVGGSGGVRGMAQCSGDLSYGECQDCVAEAISRLKGDCGTADYGDMFLGKCYARYSTGGAHDNSKAHGESSHGGVRTFAIIIGSLAGAAILIIFLAFMTKICGRQGK; via the exons ATGCATATACGTGCCATAAGCATTCAAAGCCATATTAGAGTTAACTTACGTCAACATCTCcgaaaaatgaaaatgaccaaAAGGGGCATCTCACGCAGACTCATCACAGTGGGTGTGTTTTTCTGCATGACTTTGTTGTTCCCTGAGTTTTCTGAGTCTTCGAGCTCGAGTGCGGTTCTGTACAGCGGGTGCACGCAGCAACGGTACACCCCAAACTCGCCGTACCAGATGAACCTTGACTCGCTATTCTCCTCGCTGGTGAACTCGGCGACGTTCTCGTCTTATAACAACTTCACGATCGTGGGGTCCACGCAGCAGGACGCGGTGTCCGGCCTCTACCAGTGCCGCGGCGACCTCGCCATGCCGGACTGCGCCGCCTGCGTGGCGCGCGCTGTCACCCGCGCCGGCGATATCTGTCGCGGGACGTGCGGCGGCTCGGTGCAGCTCGACGGCTGCTTCGTGAAGTACGACAACGAGACGTTCCTCGGCGCACAGGACAAGACGGTTGTGCTGAAGAAGTGCGGGCCCTCCGTGGGGTACAACCCCGACGCCATGGGGAGCCGCGACGCGTTGCTTGCAGGGCTCACTGCCGCCGGAGGGAACTTCAGGGTGGGCGGCTCCGGCGGAGTGCGAGGCATGGCGCAGTGCAGCGGCGACCTGAGCTACGGCGAGTGCCAGGACTGCGTGGCGGAGGCCATCTCGCGGCTGAAGGGCGACTGCGGCACGGCGGATTACGGGGACATGTTCTTGGGGAAGTGTTATGCGCGGTACTCCACCGGTGGGGCCCACGATAATTCCAAGGCCCACG GGGAATCAAGTCATGGAGGTGTAAGGACATTTGCTATAATTATTGGATCATTAGCAGGAGCAGCTATACTTATTATTTTCCTTGCTTTCATGACCAAAATTTGTGGGAGACAGG GTAAATAA
- the LOC137826047 gene encoding 15.7 kDa heat shock protein, peroxisomal translates to MADTIFGYPLRRFFWSHPPVFREWSASTALLDWLESPNAHILKINVPGFSKDDIKVQIADGNVLHIKVEGGKEEPRAKEKDAVWHVAERGTGKGGFSREIELPENVKVDQIKAQVENGVLTILLPKDTTPKSPKVRNINITSRL, encoded by the exons ATGGCTGACACTATCTTTGGGTACCCTCTCAGACGCTTCTTCTGGAGTCACCCTCCAGTTTTCAGAGAATGGTCTGCCTCCACAGCCCTCTTGGATTGGCTCGAATCACCCAATGCCCACATCTTAAAAATTAATGTTCCAG GATTCAGCAAGGATGACATAAAGGTGCAGATTGCGGATGGGAATGTTCTACACATCAAAGTGGAAGGTGGGAAAGAGGAGCCTCGAGCAAAGGAAAAGGATGCTGTTTGGCATGTTGCTGAGAGAGGCACTGGGAAGGGGGGTTTCTCAAGGGAAATTGAATTGCCAGAAAATGTCAAGGTGGATCAGATTAAAGCACAGGTTGAAAATGGAGTCCTCACTATACTTTTGCCTAAAGACACAACACCCAAATCGCCTAAAGTGAGAAACATTAACATCACTAGCAGGCTTTAA
- the LOC137823898 gene encoding probable inactive receptor kinase At1g48480, with protein MKSARVVEAIFFTLLTCFFAIADSDLASDRAGLVSLRSALGGRTLLWNTTQTTPCSWTGVTCTNGRVTLLRLPAMGLSGSLPSGLGNLTELQTLSLRFNALTGRIPADFVNLKALRNLYLQGNFFSGEVPDAVFALQNLVRLNLGSNNFSGEISPKFNGLTRLSTLYLERNNFTGSIPDLSVPPLDQFNVSYNSLNGSIPNRFSRVDQTAFLGNSLCGKPLQLCPGTEEKRKSKLSGGAIAGIVIGSVFGLLLILLLLFFLCRKRSGKNDESVTTGKRDVEGEVSRDKSVESGNSGSAVAGSVEKSEVQSSGGGDKSLVFFGNVNRVFSLDELLRASAEVLGKGTFGTTYKATLEMGVSVAVKRLKDVTATEREFREKIEQVGKMVHHNLVPLRGYFFSRDEKLVVYDYMPMGSLSALLHANGGVGRTPLNWETRSAIALGAARGIAYIHSHGPTSSHGNIKSSNILLTKSFEARVSDFGLAYLALPTSTPNRVSGYRAPEITDARKVSQKADVYSFGIMLLELLTGKAPAHSSLNDEGVDLPRWVQSVVQGEWNTDVFDMELLRYQSVEEEMVKLLQLALECTAQYPDKRPSMDVVESKIEEICHPSLEKEEEKNNDFKDADNGLSQQYYSVDSGVSQASIQN; from the exons ATGAAGTCTGCGCGGGTTGTAGAAGCGATTTTCTTTACTCTCCTAACGTGCTTCTTCGCCATTGCCGATTCGGATCTAGCTTCGGACAGAGCGGGGTTAGTGTCACTCCGAAGCGCGTTGGGGGGACGCACGCTGCTATGGAACACCACCCAAACAACCCCTTGCTCCTGGACCGGCGTAACCTGCACCAACGGCAGAGTAACCTTGCTGCGCCTCCCTGCGATGGGTCTCTCCGGTTCGCTGCCCTCCGGTTTGGGAAACCTCACCGAATTGCAGACGCTCTCCCTTCGGTTCAACGCGCTAACCGGACGAATCCCGGCGGATTTCGTTAACCTCAAAGCGCTGCGGAACCTCTATCTCCAGGGAAACTTCTTCTCCGGCGAAGTTCCTGATGCGGTGTTCGCTTTGCAGAACCTCGTGAGGTTGAATTTAGGTAGCAACAATTTCAGCGGCGAGATTTCGCCCAAGTTCAATGGTCTCACTCGTTTGTCCACTCTTTATCTCGAACGCAACAATTTCACTGGTTCAATCCCTGACCTTAGTGTTCCGCCTCTGGATCAGTTCAACGTCTCGTATAATTCCCTTAACGGTTCCATTCCGAACCGGTTTTCGCGTGTGGACCAGACCGCTTTTCTCGGAAACTCGCTCTGCGGGAAGCCCTTACAACTTTGCCCCGGAACCGAGGAGAAGAGaaagagtaaattatccggTGGTGCCATTGCGGGTATCGTGATTGGTTCCGTGTTTGGTTTGCTGTTGATTCTGCTGCTTTTGTTCTTTTTGTGTAGAAAAAGGAGTGGGAAAAACGATGAAAGTGTGACAACTGGGAAGCGTGATGTGGAAGGTGAAGTGTCTCGTGACAAGAGTGTTGAGAGTGGGAATTCAGGTTCCGCAGTGGCAGGTTCGGTGGAGAAGAGTGAGGTTCAAAGTAGTGGTGGTGGAGATAAGAGTTTGGTGTTTTTTGGGAATGTGAATAGAGTGTTTAGTTTGGACGAGTTGTTGAGGGCTTCTGCGGAAGTGTTGGGGAAAGGAACGTTTGGAACGACTTATAAGGCGACTTTGGAAATGGGGGTGAGTGTGGCGGTGAAGAGGTTGAAGGATGTTACTGCCACAGAGAGGGAATTCAGGGAGAAGATTGAGCAAGTGGGGAAGATGGTTCATCACAACTTGGTCCCACTTAGGGGTTATTTCTTTAGCAGGGATGAGAAGCTTGTTGTCTATGATTACATGCCTATGGGAAGCTTATCTGCTCTCTTACATG CAAATGGTGGGGTGGGGAGGACTCCACTGAATTGGGAAACAAGGTCTGCCATTGCCCTTGGTGCTGCTCGTGGGATTGCCTACATTCATTCGCATGGCCCAACATCCTCTCATGGAAACATCAAGTCATCGAATATTCTTCTCACCAAATCTTTTGAAGCTCGTGTCTCTGACTTTGGCCTTGCTTACCTTGCCCTTCCAACCTCTACTCCAAACCGTGTTTCTGGTTACAGAGCACCAGAGATCACTGATGCGCGCAAAGTATCCCAAAAAGCTGATGTCTATAGCTTTGGTATCATGCTTTTGGAGCTGCTTACAGGGAAGGCTCCTGCTCATTCTTCACTGAATGACGAAGGGGTGGACCTCCCAAGATGGGTTCAATCTGTGGTTCAAGGTGAGTGGAATACTGATGTGTTTGACATGGAGCTTCTAAGGTACCAGAGTGTTGAGGAGGAAATGGTGAAGCTCTTGCAGCTTGCCCTTGAATGCACTGCCCAATATCCTGATAAAAGACCTTCAATGGATGTGGTGGAAAGCAAGATTGAGGAAATTTGTCATCCTAGTTTAGAGAAAGAGGAAGAGAAGAACAATGATTTTAAAGATGCTGATAATGGATTGTCCCAACAATACTACTCTGTTGACTCGGGTGTGTCACAAGCTTCAATACAGAATTGA